In one Rhodococcus sp. B50 genomic region, the following are encoded:
- the mtrA gene encoding MtrAB system response regulator MtrA, with translation MKPRILVVDDDTALAEMLTIVLRGEGFEPFVVGDGTQALGAVREIRPDLVLLDLMLPGMNGIDVCRVLRADSGVPIVMLTAKSDTVDVVLGLESGADDYIVKPFKPKELVARVRARLRRTEQEPAEVLTIGDITIDVPAHKVTRGDEAISLTPLEFDLLVALARKPRQVFTREVLLEQVWGYRHAADTRLVNVHVQRLRAKVEKDPENPEAVLTVRGVGYKAGPP, from the coding sequence ATGAAGCCGAGGATTCTGGTAGTCGACGACGACACCGCGCTGGCCGAGATGCTCACGATCGTGCTGCGCGGCGAGGGATTCGAACCGTTCGTGGTGGGGGACGGCACGCAGGCGCTCGGTGCCGTGCGCGAGATCCGACCCGACCTCGTCCTGCTCGATCTCATGCTCCCCGGCATGAACGGCATCGACGTCTGTCGCGTGCTCCGCGCGGATTCGGGTGTGCCGATCGTGATGCTCACCGCCAAGTCCGACACCGTCGACGTCGTCCTCGGTCTCGAGTCCGGCGCCGACGACTACATCGTCAAGCCGTTCAAGCCGAAGGAACTCGTCGCGCGCGTGCGGGCCAGGCTGCGCCGCACCGAGCAGGAACCGGCCGAGGTCCTGACGATCGGCGACATCACCATCGACGTCCCCGCCCACAAGGTCACCCGCGGCGACGAGGCGATCTCGCTCACGCCTCTCGAGTTCGATCTGCTCGTGGCGCTCGCGCGCAAGCCGCGCCAGGTGTTCACACGTGAGGTCCTGCTCGAACAGGTCTGGGGCTACCGGCATGCCGCCGACACCCGGCTCGTGAACGTCCACGTCCAGCGCCTGCGCGCGAAGGTCGAGAAGGATCCCGAGAATCCCGAGGCGGTGCTCACGGTGCGGGGGGTCGGCTACAAGGCCGGACCGCCGTGA
- a CDS encoding rubredoxin, translating into MSTDYRLFRCLVCGFEYDEAEGWPDEGIEPGTRWEDIPDDWSCPDCGAAKADFEMVEIVRR; encoded by the coding sequence ATGAGTACCGACTACCGCTTGTTCCGTTGTCTCGTGTGCGGTTTCGAATACGACGAGGCCGAGGGATGGCCCGACGAGGGCATCGAACCGGGCACCCGGTGGGAGGACATCCCCGACGACTGGTCCTGTCCGGACTGCGGTGCCGCCAAGGCCGACTTCGAGATGGTGGAGATCGTCCGCCGGTGA
- a CDS encoding tobH protein: MTAPSPLFDFDDAGGLLAADVDGILRSAALGGAQIRAVAAAVDEGLLGRLTDMHPRSVVFVGTDARARSAAELIVAMFGGQAGVPLVAAPATPPWVGALDVVVVSGNDAGDPELARSIDAGLRRSAEVVVDAPDEGPVRAVAAGRAMSLPPRVRVQTRYVLARHVAVFCAVLGVLQRAVRIAGVPLLADVADTADEEAARNHPENEVFHNPAKSLAVRMQSRRVVFAGDSAATTVLARHASESLLREAGVVAGAAALGDVLVARDRLTAVVAASGENYDPFFHDEELDGPAPIAPARVFVLSTDPDRSAAQRRTAALPDVELMSVIGEFESSTVPTVLEQVAVLTVRTEMAAAYLGLAGGR, from the coding sequence GTGACGGCACCCTCACCGCTGTTCGACTTCGACGATGCGGGCGGCCTGCTCGCCGCCGATGTCGACGGCATCCTCAGGAGCGCGGCTCTCGGCGGCGCTCAGATCCGCGCGGTCGCCGCGGCGGTCGACGAAGGTCTGCTCGGACGCCTCACCGACATGCATCCCCGCAGTGTCGTTTTCGTCGGCACCGATGCCCGCGCCAGATCGGCCGCCGAATTGATCGTCGCGATGTTCGGCGGCCAGGCCGGTGTACCGCTGGTCGCCGCTCCGGCCACTCCACCCTGGGTGGGTGCGCTCGACGTCGTGGTGGTCTCGGGAAACGATGCCGGCGATCCGGAATTGGCTCGCAGCATCGACGCCGGACTACGGCGCAGCGCGGAAGTCGTCGTCGACGCCCCGGACGAGGGTCCGGTGCGGGCGGTCGCGGCCGGTCGCGCGATGTCGTTGCCGCCTCGGGTCCGCGTCCAGACGCGGTACGTGCTCGCCCGGCATGTCGCGGTGTTCTGCGCGGTCCTCGGTGTGCTGCAGCGGGCCGTGCGGATCGCCGGTGTGCCGCTGCTCGCCGACGTGGCCGACACGGCCGACGAGGAAGCGGCGCGTAATCATCCGGAGAACGAGGTCTTCCACAATCCTGCGAAGTCGCTCGCGGTGCGCATGCAGTCGCGCCGGGTGGTGTTCGCGGGTGATTCCGCCGCGACAACGGTGCTCGCCCGGCACGCGTCGGAGTCCTTGCTGCGGGAGGCGGGCGTGGTCGCGGGCGCCGCGGCGCTCGGCGACGTTCTGGTCGCCCGCGATCGGCTCACGGCCGTCGTTGCCGCGAGCGGTGAGAACTACGACCCGTTCTTCCACGACGAAGAACTGGACGGGCCGGCGCCGATCGCACCGGCGCGGGTGTTCGTGCTCAGTACGGACCCCGACCGGTCGGCGGCGCAGCGGAGGACGGCGGCACTACCGGATGTGGAATTGATGTCCGTGATCGGAGAATTCGAGTCGAGCACGGTACCGACCGTGCTGGAACAGGTGGCAGTGTTGACTGTCCGCACAGAAATGGCGGCCGCATATCTCGGATTGGCGGGGGGGAGATAG
- the manA gene encoding mannose-6-phosphate isomerase, class I, translating into MHRLEGAVRSYAWGSRTAIATLRGRTVPSHHPEAELWLGAHPADPARLVDSDGDEHSLLDLLSADPQRHLGDRTVGAFGPRLPFLLKLLAAEEPLSLQAHPSARQAAEGFAREEALGIPIDSPVRNYKDASHKPELVVALTRFEALAGFRDPKRTVELFEALAVPELDPYVGLLAGQPDSSGLRALFTTWITLPPPALAALLPRVLDGCVTYLAAGRDGERDFVPEVRTALQLADFYPGDAGVLASLLLNRITLQPGEGLYLDAGNLHAYLHGMGVEIMANSDNVLRGGLTPKHVDVPELLRVLDFGAASVPVLDAVPEVSAETVSGQAGPVERRYRTPAPEFALSRIDLGAGDALGVGADGPQILLCTAGDVRVECEGESVTLKPGDSAWLSACDRQPTVHGCAADTQVFRARLGEVPASVVDES; encoded by the coding sequence GTGCACCGACTCGAAGGGGCGGTGCGCTCGTACGCCTGGGGATCGCGGACCGCGATCGCCACTCTGCGTGGCCGGACTGTGCCGTCCCATCATCCCGAGGCCGAGTTGTGGCTCGGTGCGCACCCGGCAGATCCCGCCCGGCTGGTGGATTCCGACGGCGACGAGCACTCGCTGCTCGACCTGCTGTCGGCCGATCCGCAGCGACACCTCGGCGACCGCACGGTGGGGGCGTTCGGGCCCCGGCTGCCCTTCCTCCTCAAGCTCCTGGCGGCGGAGGAGCCCTTGTCGTTGCAGGCGCATCCCAGCGCCCGTCAGGCGGCCGAGGGGTTCGCTCGCGAGGAAGCGCTGGGAATCCCGATCGACTCGCCGGTTCGCAACTACAAGGACGCGAGCCACAAGCCCGAACTCGTGGTGGCGCTGACGCGATTCGAGGCGCTCGCCGGTTTCCGTGATCCGAAGCGGACCGTGGAGCTGTTCGAGGCGCTGGCGGTCCCGGAGCTCGACCCCTATGTGGGGCTGCTCGCGGGGCAACCCGATTCGAGTGGCCTGCGGGCGTTGTTCACCACCTGGATCACGTTGCCTCCGCCCGCTCTCGCGGCGCTGCTGCCGCGCGTGCTCGACGGCTGCGTGACCTATCTCGCCGCCGGCCGGGACGGCGAACGCGACTTCGTTCCGGAGGTGCGCACGGCTCTGCAGCTGGCGGATTTCTATCCCGGCGATGCCGGGGTGCTGGCGTCGCTGCTGCTCAACCGCATCACCCTGCAGCCGGGGGAGGGGCTCTACCTCGACGCGGGGAATCTGCACGCCTATCTGCACGGCATGGGTGTCGAGATCATGGCGAACTCCGACAACGTGCTGCGCGGCGGTCTCACGCCCAAGCACGTGGACGTGCCCGAATTGCTGCGGGTGCTCGACTTCGGCGCGGCGTCGGTGCCGGTCCTCGACGCTGTGCCGGAGGTCTCGGCGGAGACCGTTTCGGGCCAGGCCGGTCCGGTCGAACGCCGCTACCGCACTCCGGCGCCGGAGTTCGCGTTGTCGCGCATCGATCTCGGTGCCGGCGACGCCCTCGGGGTCGGTGCCGATGGTCCCCAGATCCTGCTGTGCACCGCGGGCGATGTCCGGGTCGAGTGCGAGGGCGAGTCGGTGACGCTGAAGCCCGGTGACTCGGCGTGGCTGTCGGCCTGCGATCGGCAGCCGACCGTCCACGGCTGTGCCGCGGACACACAGGTCTTCCGGGCCCGTCTCGGTGAGGTGCCGGCATCGGTGGTCGACGAGTCCTGA
- the mtrB gene encoding MtrAB system histidine kinase MtrB: protein MSSRLAHTWRRSLQLRVVTSTLTLSLIVMFVLGVVLTSQITDRLLEVKIDAATEEMERSRALVEGQLAGADDSGSLAVRLDGAAAILTSRGSDGGQDTGVAGTFDPVLIVPGDGPRAPTSSGPADQIPQNLRAFVQNGQIAYQFATVADPDGYTGPALIMGSPTDSDISTLELYLVFPLGGEERTLALVRGTLLVGAVVLLVLLAAISMIVARQVVLPIRSASRIAVRFADGRLKERMPVRGEDDMARLAMSFNEMAESLSRQITQLEEYGNLQKRFTSDVSHELRTPLTTVRMAADLIHDGSDDLDPVLKRSSELLVAELDRFESLLNDLLEISRHDAGVAELASERLDLRMCARAAVSTVRHLARETATELIVDMPDESVEADVDPRRVERILRNLLANAIDHGEGKPILLRLRADDTAAAFVVRDQGVGLRPGEEKLVFNRFWRSDPSRVRRSGGTGLGLAISVEDANLHNGKLEAWGEPGRGASFRLTLPRERGRKVGRSPLPLVPSAAKAVQGKPPSGDGTSEEPSSGRAPTDSATTPSEGAST from the coding sequence ATGAGCAGCCGACTCGCGCACACCTGGCGACGATCGCTGCAGCTGCGGGTCGTGACCTCGACCCTCACGCTGTCGTTGATCGTCATGTTCGTGCTCGGAGTGGTACTCACGAGCCAGATCACCGATCGTCTGCTCGAAGTGAAGATCGATGCCGCGACCGAGGAGATGGAGCGCTCGCGCGCACTCGTCGAGGGACAGCTCGCAGGCGCCGACGACTCGGGCTCGCTCGCGGTCCGTCTCGACGGTGCCGCGGCGATCCTCACCAGCCGCGGCAGCGACGGGGGACAGGACACCGGCGTCGCCGGAACCTTCGACCCCGTCCTCATCGTCCCCGGCGACGGTCCGCGGGCCCCCACCTCGAGCGGGCCCGCCGACCAGATCCCGCAGAACCTGCGCGCGTTCGTCCAGAACGGGCAGATCGCGTACCAGTTCGCGACCGTCGCCGATCCCGACGGTTACACCGGGCCGGCCCTGATCATGGGTAGTCCCACCGACTCCGACATCTCGACGCTCGAGCTGTATCTCGTCTTCCCGCTCGGCGGTGAGGAACGCACCCTCGCCCTCGTCCGCGGCACTCTGCTCGTCGGCGCCGTGGTCCTGCTCGTCCTGCTGGCAGCGATCTCCATGATCGTCGCGCGGCAGGTCGTGCTCCCCATCCGGTCGGCCTCCCGAATCGCCGTGCGGTTCGCGGACGGGCGGCTCAAGGAACGCATGCCGGTCCGAGGCGAGGACGACATGGCGCGCCTCGCGATGTCGTTCAACGAGATGGCCGAGAGCTTGTCGCGGCAGATCACCCAGCTCGAGGAGTACGGCAACCTGCAGAAGCGGTTCACCTCCGACGTGAGCCACGAACTGCGCACCCCGCTTACGACGGTGCGCATGGCCGCCGACCTCATCCACGACGGAAGCGACGACCTCGACCCCGTCCTCAAACGGTCCTCCGAACTGCTCGTCGCCGAACTCGACCGTTTCGAGAGTCTGCTCAACGACCTGCTCGAGATCAGCCGGCATGACGCAGGTGTCGCCGAACTCGCCTCCGAGCGTCTCGACCTGCGGATGTGCGCGCGTGCCGCCGTCTCGACCGTGCGTCACCTGGCCCGCGAGACCGCCACCGAGCTCATCGTCGACATGCCGGACGAGTCCGTCGAGGCCGACGTCGACCCGCGTCGTGTCGAACGCATCCTGCGGAACCTCCTCGCCAACGCGATCGATCACGGTGAGGGCAAACCCATCCTGCTGCGGCTGCGCGCCGACGACACCGCCGCGGCCTTCGTCGTGCGTGATCAGGGCGTGGGCCTGCGACCGGGGGAGGAGAAGCTCGTCTTCAACCGCTTCTGGCGTTCGGACCCGTCGCGGGTCCGGCGCTCCGGTGGCACCGGACTCGGACTCGCCATCAGCGTCGAGGACGCCAACCTGCACAACGGCAAACTCGAGGCGTGGGGCGAACCGGGACGGGGTGCCAGCTTCCGGCTGACCCTGCCCCGCGAACGCGGCCGTAAAGTGGGTCGCAGCCCCCTTCCGCTCGTCCCCAGCGCAGCGAAGGCCGTGCAGGGCAAGCCCCCGTCGGGCGACGGCACCTCGGAGGAGCCGTCGAGCGGAAGGGCCCCGACCGACTCTGCGACCACACCGTCCGAAGGAGCCAGTACATGA
- a CDS encoding dTMP kinase: MGDLIVVEGLDGAGKRTLSAGLVETWREAGRRVATLAFPRYGQSIHADLGAEALRGQHGDTASSVEAMALLWALDRRDAADELRKLLADNDIVLLDRYVASNAAYTAARRNEDATGPAVEWIRRLEFERFGLPVPDLQVLLRVPVELAAERARHRAATEADRDRDAYERDAGLQERTGAVYDGLAQQQWMSPWEVAGPQTSARQLAVHISNLLHDGEGVTR, encoded by the coding sequence ATGGGTGATCTGATCGTCGTCGAGGGTCTCGACGGGGCCGGCAAACGGACGTTGTCCGCCGGTCTCGTCGAGACCTGGCGCGAAGCCGGACGGAGGGTCGCGACACTGGCCTTCCCGCGTTACGGGCAGTCGATCCACGCCGATCTGGGTGCGGAGGCATTGCGCGGGCAGCACGGCGACACCGCCTCGAGCGTCGAGGCGATGGCGCTGCTGTGGGCCCTCGACCGCCGTGATGCGGCCGACGAACTGCGGAAGCTGCTCGCCGACAACGACATCGTGTTGCTCGACCGGTACGTCGCGTCCAACGCCGCGTACACCGCGGCCCGCCGGAACGAGGACGCGACGGGCCCGGCGGTGGAGTGGATCCGCCGGCTCGAGTTCGAACGGTTCGGGCTTCCGGTGCCCGATCTGCAGGTGCTGCTCCGCGTTCCCGTCGAACTGGCCGCGGAGCGTGCCCGTCACCGAGCCGCGACCGAGGCGGACCGCGACCGCGACGCCTACGAGCGCGACGCCGGTCTACAGGAACGCACGGGCGCGGTGTACGACGGGCTCGCGCAGCAACAGTGGATGTCTCCCTGGGAGGTCGCGGGCCCGCAGACCTCCGCGCGACAACTCGCCGTTCACATCTCAAATCTGCTTCACGACGGTGAAGGGGTGACACGATAG
- a CDS encoding TetR family transcriptional regulator translates to MSNARVPFHEASRVLLRSTILDAMRELLHERDWSAVTMSDVARTAGISRQTLYKEFSSRQGLAQGYALRLVDEFVDAVADSVYAHVGDARTALVDGFAFFFEASAADPLVQSLLSGEAKPDLLRLITTDAAPILERGAGRLTETFHHSWIAASESDAGILARAVVRVALSFVSMPPASGRDVAADLADLLVPFVERAAVRG, encoded by the coding sequence ATGTCGAACGCGCGGGTTCCCTTCCACGAGGCCAGTCGGGTGCTGTTGCGCTCGACGATCCTCGACGCCATGCGCGAGCTGTTGCACGAACGCGACTGGTCGGCGGTCACGATGAGCGACGTCGCCCGGACCGCCGGAATCAGCCGACAGACCCTCTACAAGGAATTCTCCTCGCGGCAGGGGCTGGCTCAGGGCTACGCGCTGCGCCTGGTCGACGAGTTCGTCGACGCCGTGGCCGACTCGGTGTACGCGCACGTCGGGGACGCGCGCACCGCTCTCGTCGACGGCTTCGCGTTCTTCTTCGAGGCCTCCGCCGCCGACCCGCTCGTGCAGTCACTGCTGAGCGGTGAGGCCAAGCCCGACCTGCTGCGGTTGATCACCACCGACGCCGCCCCCATCCTCGAGCGGGGCGCGGGTCGCCTCACCGAGACCTTCCATCACAGCTGGATCGCGGCGTCCGAATCCGACGCGGGGATCCTGGCGCGCGCCGTCGTGCGGGTGGCGCTGAGTTTCGTCTCCATGCCACCGGCGTCGGGGCGCGACGTCGCCGCCGACCTCGCCGATCTGCTCGTGCCGTTCGTCGAACGGGCCGCCGTCCGCGGCTGA
- a CDS encoding rubredoxin: protein MSSYRCPVCEFTYDESAGAPREGFPPGTAWSEVPDDWPCPDCGVREKIDFEEYTP from the coding sequence GTGTCGTCCTACCGCTGTCCCGTCTGCGAGTTCACCTACGACGAGAGTGCCGGCGCCCCGCGGGAAGGTTTCCCGCCCGGCACTGCGTGGTCCGAGGTGCCGGACGACTGGCCGTGCCCCGACTGCGGAGTCCGGGAGAAGATCGATTTCGAGGAGTACACCCCATGA
- a CDS encoding alkane 1-monooxygenase, protein MSTASADSVDRPDLHWRDRKRHLWLLGLVPPTALFVATALVWGGNELGLQSITPVLWWIGPLLIYVLVPMLDLFIGPDGENPPDELFEQLENDRFYRYCTYLYLPFQFASLIFACYLWSADDLSWLGIDGGLGAISKIGLAISVGVVAGIGINTAHELGHKKVEFERRLSKWALAPAFYGHFYIEHNRGHHVRVATPEDPASARFGESFWRFLPRSVVGSLRSAWRLERARLERLDKPVWSVHNDVLNAWAISVALYAVLLGVFGLSIAPYLVIQAIFGFSLLEVVNYLEHYGLLRQKAGKGRYERCSPAHSWNSDHLVTNIFLYHLQRHSDHHANPTRRYQTLRSMEISPQLPAGYATMITLAYIPPLWRKVMDHRVLDHYDGDITRVNIEPRRREKILARYGVVDHAAAEGK, encoded by the coding sequence ATGAGTACGGCATCGGCGGATTCGGTGGATCGGCCCGATCTCCACTGGCGCGACCGCAAACGCCATCTGTGGCTTCTGGGATTGGTGCCTCCGACGGCACTGTTCGTCGCCACCGCGCTGGTGTGGGGCGGTAACGAACTCGGTCTGCAGAGCATCACCCCGGTCCTGTGGTGGATCGGCCCGCTGCTGATCTACGTCCTCGTGCCGATGCTCGACCTGTTCATCGGGCCCGACGGCGAGAACCCTCCCGACGAGTTGTTCGAGCAACTCGAGAACGACCGCTTCTACCGCTACTGCACCTACCTGTATCTGCCCTTCCAGTTCGCGTCGCTGATCTTCGCCTGCTATCTGTGGTCGGCCGACGATCTGTCCTGGCTCGGCATCGACGGCGGCCTCGGCGCGATCTCGAAGATCGGTCTCGCCATCTCGGTCGGCGTGGTCGCGGGCATCGGGATCAACACGGCGCACGAACTCGGCCACAAGAAGGTCGAATTCGAACGGCGGCTGTCGAAGTGGGCGCTCGCCCCTGCCTTCTACGGCCACTTCTACATCGAACACAATCGCGGGCACCACGTGCGCGTTGCGACTCCGGAGGATCCCGCCTCGGCGCGGTTCGGGGAGAGTTTCTGGCGTTTCCTGCCGCGCAGTGTGGTCGGCAGCCTGCGCTCGGCATGGCGTCTCGAGCGGGCCCGCCTCGAACGGCTCGACAAGCCGGTGTGGAGCGTGCACAACGACGTCCTCAACGCCTGGGCGATCTCGGTCGCGCTGTACGCGGTGCTGTTGGGTGTCTTCGGCCTGTCCATCGCGCCGTATCTCGTGATCCAGGCGATCTTCGGGTTCTCGCTGCTCGAGGTCGTGAACTATCTCGAGCACTACGGCCTGCTCCGGCAGAAGGCCGGTAAGGGACGCTACGAGCGCTGCTCGCCCGCGCACAGCTGGAACAGCGACCATCTGGTGACCAACATCTTCCTGTACCACCTGCAGCGGCACAGCGATCATCACGCCAATCCCACGCGGCGCTACCAGACCCTGCGCAGCATGGAGATCTCCCCGCAGTTGCCGGCCGGCTACGCGACGATGATCACCCTCGCCTACATCCCGCCGCTGTGGCGCAAGGTCATGGATCACCGTGTGCTCGACCACTACGACGGCGACATCACCCGCGTGAACATCGAGCCGCGTCGGCGCGAGAAGATCCTCGCCCGCTACGGAGTAGTGGATCACGCTGCCGCGGAAGGGAAGTGA
- the ahcY gene encoding adenosylhomocysteinase, whose protein sequence is MSDTTLVADRVNGLDFKVADLSLAEFGRKEIRLAEHEMPGLMALRREYAEVQPLKGARISGSLHMTVQTAVLIETLVSLGAQVRWASCNIFSTQDHAAAAIVVGPHGTPEEPKGVPVFAWKGETLEEYWWAAEQMLTWPGEPANMILDDGGDATMLVLKGAQFERAGVVPPIDEEQDSAEYQVFLELLRRSLAADSKKWTTVAESVQGVTEETTTGVLRLYQLSAAGELAFPAINVNDSVTKSKFDNKYGTRHSLLDGINRGTDVLIGGKAALVCGYGDVGKGCAEALRGQGARVSVTEVDPINALQAMMDGYDVVTVEDFIGRADIVITATGNKDIITFEHMKAMKHQAILGNIGHFDNEIDMAGLERAADVTRINIKPQVDEFTFADGHSIIVLSEGRLLNLGNATGHPSFVMSNSFANQVIAQIELWTKPDEYDNEVYRLPKHLDEKVAKIHVEALGGQITKLTKEQAEYIGVDVEGPYKPEHYRY, encoded by the coding sequence GTGTCTGACACCACGCTCGTCGCCGACCGGGTCAACGGTCTCGATTTCAAGGTCGCCGATCTGTCCCTCGCCGAATTCGGGCGCAAGGAGATCCGGCTCGCCGAACACGAGATGCCGGGCCTGATGGCGTTGCGTCGCGAGTACGCGGAGGTGCAGCCGCTGAAGGGCGCACGGATCTCCGGCTCGCTGCACATGACGGTCCAGACCGCTGTGCTCATCGAAACGCTCGTCTCCCTCGGTGCGCAGGTGCGCTGGGCGTCGTGCAACATCTTCTCCACCCAGGACCACGCCGCCGCGGCGATCGTCGTCGGCCCGCACGGCACCCCCGAAGAGCCCAAGGGCGTCCCGGTCTTCGCCTGGAAGGGCGAGACGCTCGAGGAGTACTGGTGGGCGGCCGAGCAGATGCTCACCTGGCCCGGTGAGCCCGCCAACATGATCCTCGACGACGGCGGCGACGCCACGATGCTCGTGCTCAAGGGCGCCCAGTTCGAGAGGGCCGGCGTCGTCCCGCCGATCGACGAGGAGCAGGACTCCGCCGAGTACCAGGTCTTCCTCGAACTGCTGCGCCGCTCGCTCGCCGCCGACTCGAAGAAGTGGACCACCGTCGCCGAGTCGGTCCAGGGCGTCACCGAGGAAACCACGACCGGCGTGCTGCGTCTGTACCAGCTGTCGGCCGCCGGTGAGCTCGCGTTCCCGGCGATCAACGTCAACGACTCGGTCACCAAGAGCAAGTTCGACAACAAGTACGGCACCCGGCACTCGCTGCTCGACGGCATCAACCGCGGCACCGACGTCCTTATCGGCGGCAAGGCCGCGCTCGTGTGCGGTTACGGCGACGTCGGCAAGGGCTGCGCCGAGGCGCTCCGCGGCCAGGGTGCACGCGTGTCGGTCACCGAGGTCGACCCGATCAACGCGCTGCAGGCCATGATGGACGGCTACGACGTCGTGACGGTCGAGGACTTCATCGGCCGGGCCGACATCGTCATCACCGCGACCGGCAACAAGGACATCATCACCTTCGAACACATGAAGGCGATGAAGCACCAGGCCATCCTCGGCAACATCGGTCATTTCGACAACGAGATCGACATGGCCGGCCTCGAGCGGGCAGCCGACGTCACGCGGATCAACATCAAGCCGCAGGTCGACGAGTTCACCTTCGCCGACGGACATTCGATCATCGTCCTGTCGGAGGGCCGCCTGCTCAACCTCGGCAACGCCACGGGCCACCCCTCCTTCGTGATGAGCAACTCGTTCGCGAACCAGGTGATCGCCCAGATCGAGCTGTGGACCAAGCCCGACGAGTACGACAACGAGGTCTACCGCCTGCCCAAGCATCTCGACGAGAAGGTCGCGAAGATCCACGTCGAGGCGCTCGGCGGGCAGATCACGAAGCTGACCAAGGAGCAGGCGGAGTACATCGGCGTCGACGTCGAGGGCCCGTACAAGCCCGAGCACTACCGCTACTGA